In Rhodanobacter humi, the genomic stretch TTCATGCCCGCTTCCTTGGCGATGTCGGCCCATTGCTCCACATGGGCCCTGACAGGATTGAACTGCCCGGCAAGCTTTGCGTATTCGTGAACGGGAATCTGCTCGCGCCACTGCACCCATTCGCCGCGTGCAGGGAGGGCATAGAGTCCGAAATGGATGAACATGCCGAAACGCGCACCGCGCCACCACTGCATATTCCCTCGGTCAACGACCGCAACCTTCTGGCCTGCGCTGGCTTGGTCAATGCCAGGGGCATCGGCGGGAGGTTGGTCCTGGGTCATTGGGCTCGTATTGGCGCGCAGTACAGAAGGGAGCATGGCGACACTCGACAGCGCTCCAAGGGCGAGACAGAATTCCCGGCGATCGATTCTTGGCATGCAGTGCCCCAGGTCCGTGATTTCGGTGCGTGAATCGTTTTCCCGGAAGCTGGCTGATGCATGGTCGGCGCGATGTCGGCCGATCAGGCAACGCAGCACCCTTGTCAGATGAAAGCGCCGTATTCGATGGCATTTCCCCCGGCTCCGGTGTGTTCAACCGAAGGCGAGCCCCTGGATCGTGTGCATGCCGCGAAAAAGGTGTCGCCGCGTGCTTCGCGAAAGCGGCAAGCCCGTCCGATCCCGCTGCATACCCCGATCCGCACGACGACGAAGGAACGGCATCGGGGAACATCGCGAGATACCTCTCGCAATACGCTTGCGCGAAGCTCACGCATGATGTCGAGCATCGAACGCCGTCCCTGGCACGACTCTACGCGCAACGCCCGATACGCGGCATTGCGAAGAACGTCAGCTGCAATTGCGAAATTAGAAACTGCGCCGCGCAATCGCCAGGTGAATGACCAGTCTGTGATATCCGTCTCACGGTATGCGTGGCGGCGGTTCCCCCGGATCGCTCGTATCGGTCTTGCCGTCGCTGCACGACAGCGCGGCTCGCCCTGGCTTCGAAATCGCCTCATACCTCCTTTCGGGTCCGAAAAGAAGCCGGGCCAGCCGGCAAATCACCTGCTGTCCGTGTGTCCGGTGAGCGATTCGCGGGCTTTGGACAGTGCGCTCGCCAACTGGCTCAGCTTCCCCGGCCCTGGGTCGAGACCGCCGGCGGGGGCTGGACATACTTGAAGTCCATCAACCCCATGCCGGCCATCCATCGCGCCAGCAGCGCGGGCCAGATGCTGAGCAACCGATCGGCCTGACCAAGGCCGGTGCCATGGCCGCCTTCGCGAAAGACATGCAGTTCAGCCGGCACATGATGTCGATGCAACGCCAGGTAATAGTCGACGCTGTTTTCCGGTGACACGGTAGTGTCCGCATCGGTGGCGTAGATGAAGGCCGGCGGGGTCTGGTCAGTGACCTGCGTCTCGTTGGAGAGCAGTTCGACCATCGCCTGCGTCGGATGCTGGCCGAGCAGGTTTTCGCGTGACCCCAGGTGGGTGAAATCCTTCTTCATCGTCACCACCGGGTAGGCGAGAATGGTGAAGTCCGGTCGTGCCGAGACTTTCGCGATGGCATCGCCGCCAATCGCCGTAATCGGCGCAAAATGCGTCGACACGGTCGAGGCCACGTGGCCGCCCGCCGAAAAGCCCATGATGCCGATGTGGTTCCTGGCCAGATGGTAAGTATCGGCGTGGTCACGTACCCAGCGCATCGCGCGCCGTCCGTCGTCGATGGGCTGCGGATAGCCATGACCCGCACCATGCCGGTACTGCAGCACAAAGGCGGCCACGTGATGTCGATTGAACCATTGCGCGACCAGGGTACCTTCCCAGTCCACCGCGAGGTTTGCATAGCCGCCACCCGGGCAGATCACGACGGCAGTGCCGGTGGGATTGGAGGCAGGAAGGTAGGCCGTGAGCAGCGGCAATTGCTGTTGCCGCGCGCCATCAGGCGGCGCCGTGCCCGGCCACAAGGGTACGGTGGTGGTGGTCGCATGCCCCAGCGACGCGAACAACAGCAGCACGCCCAACGCGCTCAGTTTCGCCCGCAGCGACAAGCCGCCGGCATGGGTTTGGGCCGTACGTGGTTTGCGCAATGACATGATGGGAACCTTGTACAGATGGTGGACATCGAACCCGATGATCGCGACGATGGCGCCGAGAGCCGGTCACGACGAAGAAGCCCCCGGTGACGGCGAACTCGACTTCGAGGTGCTGCGCTTGGCGTGAAGTCCCGGCATGTCGATCCGCAATACATAAGCCGCGGCGCCAGCCGGTCGTTCGGGCAGGCGCACATGCAGGCCGTCGGCCTGCTGGCTCGCCTCGATCGCCTTGCCGTCGGCCAGCAACGTGACAACGCCGACGTGGTCGGACGGCTTGATCGAGTGGATCACCGCCTCGCCCGTCGCGGGCCAGCCCAGTTCGATCGCGTAGAGCACGCCCGGACGCGTGGTGAAACGGAAATCCTCGGCGGTGTAGGGCTTGGTGCCGGTGTCCTGGAACGAGCCGGTCGCCACATGGGTCGGCCCCTCGCCGAACACCCGCCACGGTGTGGTGTCGTAGATCGCCGCGCCATTGAGTTTCAGCCATTGGCCGATGGCGAGCAGCACGTCGCGCTCGGCCTTCGGA encodes the following:
- a CDS encoding alpha/beta hydrolase, translating into MSLRKPRTAQTHAGGLSLRAKLSALGVLLLFASLGHATTTTVPLWPGTAPPDGARQQQLPLLTAYLPASNPTGTAVVICPGGGYANLAVDWEGTLVAQWFNRHHVAAFVLQYRHGAGHGYPQPIDDGRRAMRWVRDHADTYHLARNHIGIMGFSAGGHVASTVSTHFAPITAIGGDAIAKVSARPDFTILAYPVVTMKKDFTHLGSRENLLGQHPTQAMVELLSNETQVTDQTPPAFIYATDADTTVSPENSVDYYLALHRHHVPAELHVFREGGHGTGLGQADRLLSIWPALLARWMAGMGLMDFKYVQPPPAVSTQGRGS